In Symmachiella dynata, the following are encoded in one genomic region:
- a CDS encoding GxxExxY protein, producing MIEIIFKDESYRIMGACFGVYKEMGCGFLEAVYQECLEHELTIQEIPFQPHVALDLNYKGRRLTQSYVPDFVCYNQIILEIKAVSRLGNEHRAQVINYLKGTGYRLGLLVNFGHTPQLEWERIVL from the coding sequence ATGATTGAGATCATCTTTAAGGACGAGAGTTACCGTATCATGGGCGCCTGCTTCGGTGTCTATAAGGAAATGGGTTGCGGATTTCTCGAAGCGGTTTACCAGGAGTGTCTCGAACACGAGCTTACGATTCAAGAAATACCATTTCAGCCCCACGTGGCATTGGATTTGAATTACAAGGGGCGGCGTTTAACTCAATCCTATGTCCCCGATTTTGTGTGTTACAACCAGATCATTCTAGAAATCAAAGCTGTCTCCCGGTTGGGTAACGAACATCGTGCTCAAGTGATCAATTATTTAAAAGGGACGGGTTATCGCTTGGGGTTACTCGTCAACTTCGGGCACACGCCCCAGTTGGAGTGGGAGCGGATTGTCCTTTGA